CCGCCGTGATCAACGCGCAGCCCGGCAGCCCCGACGCGACCCAGGGCACCCAGCCTGAGGCGCAGGCCGCGCACCCCGAGGCGACCGCCCGCAAGAGCTGGAAACCCAAAGCGGCGGGTGCCGACGATGTGGCGCCCGCGGCACCGGCAGCCCCTGCTGCCGCTGCCCCATCCACGGACGCTCCGGCCCGCAAGAGCTGGAAGCCCAAAGGCGGCGACGACGTGAGTGCGGCGCCCGTCACGCCCGCACCGGAGGCTGCGACGGCGGCGCCCACCGCTCCAGCCCCCAACGCTTCAGCCCCCACCGCACCTGTCGCTGACGCTCCGGCCCGCAAGGCCTGGGCACCCAAGGCCAAGGCAGATGACGTGAACCCCGCCCCGGTCGCTCCGGCCGAACCTGCTCCGGCCGCACCCAGCCCGGACGCCCCGGCCCGGAAAGCCTGGGCTCCCAAGGCCAAGGCGGAAGCGGCGCCTGCTCCGGCAACCACCGAGCCCACCGCGCCTGCCGCGCCGAGCGAAGTGGCCCCCGCTGCCGCGCCTGCTGCCGGTGAACGGAAGAAATGGGCGCCGAAGGGCCAGCCGGTCAGTGCCGCGCCCGTGACGGATGCAGCCGAGCCGACCACCCAGACCGCGATCGCCCAGCCCGCTCCCGCTCCTGCCGTGACGTCTGAAGCCGCGCCTGCCCCGACCGCCGCGACCGGCGAGCGGAAGAAGTGGGCTCCGAAAGCCGCGGCGGCTCCGGCCCCCGCACCCGACGTGCAGGCCGCCACGCCCGCACCTGTCACCGAACCGAGCGCCGAACCCATCACCGAGCACGTGCACCTTGAACAGGTCGGGGAGAACCTGCTTGAGGAAGGACAGCAGGCGACGAGTGAGCCGGGCGCCGGGGGCCGCAAGAAGTGGCAGCCGAAAAAGAAACCCGAGTGAAGAACCCCGAGTAGAGCCGCTTCGACCGGACCGCCCCACATCGGGGCGGTTCTGCGTTGGGCTTGTCTGCACCGTGTGCAATGTCACGCTAGTATCAGCGAATGACCATTGCGATCGTCACGGATTCCACGAGTGACCTGACGCCGGAACTGCTCGCGCAGATCGGCGTGAAGAGTGTGCCGCTGTACGTGCTGTTCGACGGCAAGATGCACAAGGACGGCCTGGAGATCAGACCGCAGGACATCTTCACGGGTCTGAAGGCGGGCAAGAAGACGCCCAGCACCAGCCAGCCCAGCCCGGCCGAGTTCGCGACCGCGTACACCGAGGCCCTGCAGGTGGCCGACGAGGTCCTGAGCTTGCACATCAGCGGGCAGATGTCCGGAACCGTGGGCAGTGCCCGACTGGCCGCGCAGGAGTTCGGCGGGAAGGTCACGGTGCTGGACAGCCGCTCGGTCAGCATGGGCCTGGGCCTGCGTGTGCTGCGCGCCGCTGAACTGGCGCATCAGGGCCTGAGCATGGACGAGATCGTCCGGCAGCTGGAGGCCGCGGCCAGCAAGGCCGATATCCGCTTCACGGTGGACACCCTGGACTTCCTGCGCATCAACGGGCGCATCGGGGGCGCGCAGGCGCTGCTGGGCAGCCTGCTGAACATCAAACCCATCCTGGTCGTCAAGGACGGCCGCGTGGACTCCGGTGGGCGCGTGCGCGGCCACAAGAAGGCCGTGGCGGACCTCGTCGAGCACGTCCGGAAGTACACGGCCGCCCACGGGCCGACCCGCGTGGCGGTCATGTGCACCCCCGGCGGCGAGGAGTACGTCAAGGAGGTCCGCGCCGGACTGTCCGGGATTCAGTTCGAGGACATGGGCGACCACATGATCGGCGCGGTCGTCGCCACGCACGCCGGTCCCGGCACCGTCGGCGTGACCCTGGAGCCCGTGACGGTCTGAAGTGAGGGCCCGACTCCTGTGGGCGCTGCCCGCCCTGCTGTGGTCGTGCGCGGCGCCGCCCCAGCAGGAGGGGCACGTCGTCCTGCAACGCCAGGACCGCGCCGCGCCCCCCGCCGACCCCTTGCGGGACGACGCGGGCTGCCTGCGACCCGCGCCCGAGGTGCCGAAGGCCCCGCCGCCCCCTCATCACCTGAGCGGGCAGCTGGGCCTGTGGGTGGCCGAGGTAGACCCCGTGACCCTGCGGCCTGTCCGGGCGCTCGCCGTCAACCCCGACAGCGTGTTCCCGCTGGCGAGCACGTACAAGCAGGCGGTGCTGTGGGCGCTGCTGCGCGACATCGACGCGGGGCGCGTCCAGCCGACCGAGCGCTTCGACGTGACCCGCGAGAACCAGTCGCTGGGTAGTTACCCCTTCGACGATTCGGACGTGCGGACCCTGACCGAGCGCATGATCCGCAACAGCGACAACACCGCCACCGACATCCTGCACCGCCGCGTGGGCCTGGGTGCCGTGCAGGACGTCGCCGACCGGCTGGGATTGTGCCGCACGCGCTTGATCCTGCCCACCAAGGACTGGTGGGTGGCGCAGACCGGCCTGTCCGCGACGTTCAACGGCACGAGCCGCTGGGCCGCCGCGCGGGGTGAGGAACAACGCCGCCTGGCGGAGCTGATCGACGCGGACAGCCGGAAGTACCGCGCGGACTACGTGCAGCGCAAGCTGAACGACCACTTCGACCACCGGAAGGACGACGCGGTGGACGCCCAGGTGTACAACCTCAGCACCCCGTACGAGTTCGGGACGCTCGTCGCGCAGGAGTTCCTGCGGCCTGACCTGTCGGAACCGTCGCGCCGCTGGCAGCGGGACGTCATGGCGCTGGGGTTCGGGAAGTCCGCGCTGAACCTCACGCACCAGAAGCGCGTGCGCTACGTGGGCGCCAAGGGCGGCAACGGCTGGCAGCTGCTGACGTACAGCGGCTACGTCGAGACCACCGACGGCCACCACCTCGTGTACGTGTTCATGCAGCGCGGCGCGGACCAGACGTACACCATGCCGAACACCCGCCGCGCCTTCGCGTGGATCAACGCGGCCCTGAAGGACCTGCTCACCCGCCCGGTCGACGCCACGCCCTGACCCGGCCGGGGCGCGACGGTCTGAAGGTGGCGCGCGTGAAAGGAACCTGTGCCGCCGCGCGCCCTACGCTACGGGCATGAACGGACCGCGCGTCACGCCCCAGCCCCGACCGGCGCAGCCGATAGGGGTGCTGGAGCGGGAAGTGGTGGCCCTGGAAGCCGGGATGTACAACACCCCGGAGGTGACGGTCACGCGGCTCGCCGAACTGCTCGAACAGGCCCGGCAACTCGGTGACGTCCGCGCCGAGGCCCTGGCGCACCTGCTGCTGGGTGGCTGCGCGCTGTACACCGGGCGGCTGCCGGACGTGAAGGCGCACCTGGAAGCCGCCCACGCACGAGCGGGGCAGCTGGATGACCCGGCGCTGCTGGCCCGCTGCCTGAACGGCCTGGGTCTGTACCACGACCGCGTCGCGGAGTATGACCTGGCCCTGCAGTCCTTTCTGGACAGCCTGCGCGTCACACAGGCCAGCGGGGACGACACGGGGTCATTCCGCGCGCTGAACAATCTCGCGGCGCTGTACACCACCACCGGGCAGCTGACCCAGGCCCTGGCGTTCCACGAGCGTGCCCAGCAGCTCGCGCAGGTCCTGCAATCACCGATCATGCTGGCGTCGTCGGTCACGCACCTGATCCTCATCCACGACCGGCAGGAGCACCCGGCGCTGGTCCTGAACCTCGCCGGGCAACACCTCCCGCTGATCCGGCAGGTGGGACCGCCCCGCTGGGTGAGCACCGTGCAGGAGTGCGTCAGCCGCGCCCTGCTGCGCCAGGGAGACGCCCCACGCGCACTGGAGGTCGCCCTGGCGGACCTGGACGCCACCCGCGCCCGGCAGGACCACGAGGGCATCAGCCGGCTGGCGTGTGCAGCCGCGCTGGCCCACCTCACCCTCGGGCACCTGGACGAGGGGCAGGCGCTGCTGAGCGAGAGTCTCGGTCTGGCCCGCGAGGTGGGCAGCCGCCCGGTCGAGATCCTCGCGCTGTCAGGACTGGCCCGGAAGCACGAGCTGGCCGGGGCGTACCAGGAGGCGCTGCGGTTCGCACGTGAACACCACGCACTGGAACGCGCCGTGCACGAACAGGAGGTCGACGCCCGCTCGCAGCTGCTGACCGCCGAGATCCGCCTGGAGCTCCTGAACCGCGAAACCGAGATCGAGCGGCTCCGGAACGTGGAACTGGCCCGCGCGAACCGGCAGCTGCGCGACACGCAGGCGGACCTCCTGCACCGCGCCACGCACGACCCCCTGACCGGCGTGAGCAACCGCGCGCACTTCCATCAGGTCACCACCGACGCCCTGCGCGGACTCGGCCCGGCCGAGAACGCCGCGCTGATCTTCATCGACCTGGACCGCTTCAAGAGCGTGAACGACACGCTCGGGCACCCGGCCGGGGACAGCCTGCTGCAACAGGTCGCGCGGCGCCTCCAGAGCGTCGTGCGCAGCAGCGACCTCGTCGGTCGGGTCGGCGGGGACGAGTTCACGGTGCTGCTCAGCCGCGTCAGTGCCCGCCGCGACGCGACGCTCGTCGCGCAGAAACTCGCGGACGTGCTCGCCGAACCCTTCGATCTGGCGGGCAGTCGCGTGACCGTCACGGCCAGCATCGGCTGCGCCGTCGCGCCGTCCGACGGGCGGGACGCCGAGGCGCTGCAACAGCACGCCGACCTCGCCATGTACCGCGTCAAACGCAGCGGCGGCAACCAGGTCCTGCACTTCGAGCCGGCCATGGGTGAACCCGGCGACCGACAGCTGCTGGAACGGGACCTGCGCGGCGCCCTGGACCGCCAGGAACTCCGCCTGCACTACCAGGGGCGCTACGCCGTGCGCGGCGGCGCGCTGGCGGGCTTCGAGGCGCTGATCCGCTGGCAGCACCCCGAACGGGGCCTCGTGCCGCCCGGCACGTTCATCCCGCTCGCGGAGGACACCCGCCTGATCCTCCCGATCGGCGAGTGGGTCCTGCACGAGGCCTGCCGTCAGGCGGCGCAGTGGAACTTCCCGCAGCGTGATCTGTGCATGTCCGTGAACGTCTCGCCGCTGCAGTTCGACCTGCCGCACTTCGTGGACACCGTCCGCGCCGCGCTGCACGCCACCGGCCTGCCCGCCCGGCACCTGATCCTGGAGATCACCGAGAGTCTCGTCATGCGGGACGTGGACCGCGCCCAGGCGCACATCCGGGAACTCAAGGCGCTGGGCGTGCAGATCGCCATGGACGACTTCGGCACCGGGTACAGCAGCCTGAGCATGCTCGAATCCCTGCCGTTCGATCAGCTGAAGGTCGACCGGTCCTTCACGCGACACCTGAACGGCGACCGCGAGCCGCGCGTGACGGCCCTGATGGGCGCCATGATCCAGTTGGCGCAGACGCTGAACATGACCGTCACCGTCGAGGGCGTCGAGGACGACTCGCAGCGCGAGCGCCTGCGGGACATGGGCTGCGATCACCTGCAGGGGTTCCTGCTGGCACGCCCCCTGCCGCCTGAAGACGCCGCGCGGCTCATCCCGCCCGACGCCGCGCGGCTCAACCCGGACGCCACCCGAACGACCAACTGACCGCGTCCGCCTCGTCCCGCAGCAGGCGCAGCAGCGCGGCCTCGCGCAGGCGCGCGGTCGGGACGCTGACGCCCAGCGCCGCCAGCACCGTCCCGCCCGCGCCGCGCAGCGGAACGGCCAGCCCGGACGTGCCGGATGCCCACTCGTCGCGCGTGCGGGCCGCGTCCTGCGCGCGGATGTCCGCCGCCTCGGAGGCCCACACCCCGGTCGTGGTCACGGTGTGAGGTGTGAACCCGGCGGCGTCCGGCGGCAGTGGCCGCCCCGCCAGGGCCAGCAGCAGCTTCCCGCTGGCCGACGCGTGCGCGGGCAGCTCGAACTCCAGTTCCCCCGCCACGGGCGGCCCGTCCCGGCCCTGCACACTGCGCGCGATGCACAGCACCCGGCCTGAACTGCCGTCCAGCACGCTCAGGAACGCCAGGGCATGCCCGGCCCGCGCGACCCGCTCCATCGCCGCGTGCGCCGGGCCGTACCACGGCAGACTGCCGTACAGCGCACTGGAGAGTTTCAGCAGCCGCCAGCCCAGCCGGTACCGACCCCGACCCACCCGCACCAGCAGGCCCGTGCCGCACAGCGCGGTCAGCTGCTCGTGCAGGGTGCTCGTCGGCACGCCCAGCTGCCGGGACAGGTCCGACAGGCGCCACTCGGTGTGATCCGCGTCGAAGGCCGAGAGGACGTCCACCGCGCCCGCCAGCAGGGAAGAGGAAGCCACGGGCGCAGCATGGCACGATTCCGGTCAGGCCGGAAACAGGGGGCTGGGGGTTACAGCTTCAAGCCCGAGATCACCTCCGCCGCGCGCGCCACGCCGTCCTCCGCGCGGATGCGGGTGCCCAGGGCCGCCGCCCGGTCCTTCATGCCGGGATCGGTCACGGCGTGCGTCAGGGCCTCCGCCAGCGTCCGCTCGTTCAGGGCGCGGCGCGGCACCGGGGCGGGTCCCACACCCAGCCTCTGCACGCGGTCGCCCCAGAACGGCTGATCCCCGAAGAACGGCACGACGACATTCGGCACGCCTGCCGCGAGGCCCGCCGCCGTCGTGCCCGCCCCGCCGTGATGCACGGTCGCCGCCACACGCGGGAAGAGCCAGTCGTGCGGGACGCTGTCCGTCACGAACACCGAGTCCGGCACGTCGGCGGCGCTCAGGCCACCCCAGCCGCTCAGGAGGACCGCCCGCTGCCCGCTGCGCTCCAGCGCCCGCACCACCTCGCGGGTCGTCGCCTGCGGGTCCGGGGTGGTCATGCTCCCGAACCCGATGGACACCGGAGGCGGCCCGGCGGCCAGGAACGCCTCCAGCGCGGGCGGCGGCGTCCAGGCCTCCTGCGGCAGGAACCAGTAACCGGTCAGGTGCTGCGCCGCGTCCCAGTCGGCGGGGCGGGGCAGGACCGCCGGGCTGATGCCGTGCAGGGTCGGCAGGGGCCGCAGCGGGCGCGGGCCGAGCAGCGGGGCGGGGAGAGGCCCAGCACCTCGCGCCGCGCGCGCGAGTCCGCCGAGCGGAACATCTGCCACATCACCTGCCGCGTCACGACGTGCGACAGGCGGTTCGCCCAGCCGCCCAGCCGCACGGTGGCCGGCGGAACGATCGCGCCCGGAAATGCCCGCGTGGGGTGGAACGGCACCACGTGCGCCTCCACGAGCGGCACACGCAACTTCTCCGACAGCGCCTGCGCGACGTTCAGCCCCCCGATGCCCGCCACGAGCAGGTCAGCGTCCCGCGCGGCCACCAGACCGTCCTCGGCCCACAGCAACGCGCCCTGTTGCGTGGCGCGGGCAGACACCCGGTTGATCGCCAGCATGTTCCCGCCCGCCAGCGCGGCGCGCATCTCGGGGCTGTTCACGACCTCCCGCACGTCCCCGCGCATCGGGGCGAACTCCAGGCCCGCGCCCGTCACGAACGCCCGGAACGTCTCGTGCGAGGCGAGCCGCACCGCGTGCCCCGCCCGGCGCAGCCCCAGCCCCAGCGCCACGTACGGCTGCACGTCCCCGCGCGACCCCAGCGCGATCAGCGTGACCCTCACGCGCGCCCCGCCGCGACCAGCGCCAGCAGCACGTCCGCCACGCGCGCCGCCGTCACCTGCGGATCGGGGAGAGGCTCGCCCGACAGCGCGCCCTGCACGCTGTGACCCAGCACCAGCGTCAGGCCGGTGCGCAGCAGCTCGCCGGTGTCCACGCCGCGCAGTTCGGGGCGCGCCGCGAGCCCCTGCGCGCCCAGGTCCGCCGTCCCGGTCAGACCGTCGGCGAACGCGCGGCCCAGGTCGCGGCGGATCAGGCCCTCGGACAGGATCACGCGCAGCAGCCCCGCCTCGTCCTGCGCCAGCGCTGCCAGCGGCACGGCCAGGAACGCCTGCAGGAAGTCCCGCAGGTTCAGGGTCGCCAGCGCCGCCGGATCGAGTGCCTCGCGCGCCTGCTCTCCCAGGGCGCTGAACAGGCCCAGCAGCAGGTCGTCCTTGCCCCGGAAGTGGTGGTAGAGGGTGCCCTCGGCCAGTCCCGCCTGCCGCGCCACGGCGCGCATGGTCGTGCGGTGGAACCCGTCCTGCGCGAAGCAGGTCTGCGCCGCGCGGAGGATCGTCGCCCGCCGCTGGGGATCGTCCGCCGGGCGGGGCGAGGTCCGCTTCGTCCGTTCATTCCAATCCGAGTGAGTGCTCACTCATTCAGAATGATCCATGTGCTGACTGCGGGCAAGAGGGGCAGATCACTTTCCGGTCAAGCCGGAAAACTCGATTGCGGATGATGGAAGGCAGATGGAAGATGGCGGCACAGAACTGGGCTATGAGCTCTGAGCTACGGGCTCTGAGGAAATCTGCCGGAGCGGAGGTGACTGCCCCTGCACGCCTCACAGCTCACAGCCCCCACTCCCCGGAGGACCCCCCATGACGCACCCCGCCCCCACCGAACCCGCCCCCGTCATCCGCGCCCCACGCGGCCCGCACAAGACCGCCAAAGGGTGGGTGCAGGAGGCGGCCAAGCGCATGCTGATGAACAACCTCGACCCGGAGGTCGCCGAGCACCCCGACACCCTGGTCGTGTACGGCGGGCGCGGCAAGGCGGCGCGCAACTGGGAGGCGTTCCACCGGATCGTGGAGACCCTGGACCGCCTGGAGGACGACGAGACGCTGCTGATCCAGTCCGGCAAGCCCGTCGCCGTGCTGAAAACGCACGAGTGGGCGCCGCGCGTGCTGCTCGCCAACAGCAACCTCGTGCCGCACTGGGCGAACTGGGAGACCTTCGACAAGCTCGATCAGGCGGGACTGATGATGTACGGCCAGATGACCGCCGGAAGCTGGATCTACATCGGCACGCAGGGCATCCTCCAGGGCACCTACGAGACCTTCGCCGGAGCGGCCCGTAAGCACTTCGGCGGCAGCCTGACGGGAACCATCACCGTCACCGCCGGGCTGGGCGGCATGGGCGGCGCGCAACCGCTGGCCGTGAAGCTCGCCGGGGGCGTGAGCATCACCATCGAGATCGACCCCACCCGCATCCAGAAACGCCTCGACACCCGCTACCTCGATGAGGTCGCCACGAGCCTTGAAGACGCCATCGCCCGCGCTGAGAAGTACAAGGCTGAGGGCGTCGCCCGGTCCATCGGCGTGCAGGGCAACGCCGCCGACCTCGTCCCGCAGCTCGTGACGATGAACTGGACCCCGGACCTCATCACCGACCAGACCAGCGCGCACGACCCCATGTGGGGCTACCTCCCCCCGGTCAGCGCCGACGAGGACGCCAGCCGCCTGCGCACCGACCACCCCGACGAGTACAAACGCCGCGCCTACGAGGCCATGGCCGCGCACGTCCGCGCCATCCTCGAACTCCAGAAACGCGGCGCGGTCGCCTTCGACTACGGCAATAACCTCCGCCACCGCGCGCAGGAAGCGGGCGTGGAGAACGCCTTCGACTACCCCGGCTTCGTGCCCGCGTTCATCCGCGACTCCTTCTGCGAGGGGCGCGGCCCCTTCCGCTGGGTCGCCCTGTCCGGCGACCCCGAGGACATCCGCGCCACCGACCGCGCGCTGCTGGACCTCTTCCCCCACGACGAACGCCTGCAATCCTGGCTGACGTACGCCGCCGACCAGATCGCCTTTCAGGGCCTCCCCGCCCGCATCTGCTGGCTCGGGTATAAGGAACGCGACCGCGCCGCGCTGCTCTTCAACGAGATGGTCGCCGACGGCCGCCTGAAAGCCCCCATCGTCATCGGCCGCGACCACCTCGACGCCGGCAGCGTCGCCAGCCCCTACCGCGAAACCGAAGCCATGCTCGACGGCAGCGACGCCGTCAGCGACTGGCCCCTCCTGAACTTCGGCGTCGGCATCGCGTCGGGCGCCAGTTGGATGAGCTTCCACCACGGCGGCGGCGTCGGCCTGGGCTTCAGCCAGCACAGCGGCCTCGTCATCGTCGCCGACGGCACCGAACAGGCCGCGCAGAAACTGTCCCGCGCCCTGACCAACGACCCCGGCATGGGCGTCATCCGCCACGCCGACGCCGGATACGACCACGCCCTGAACGTCGCCCACGAACGCGGCCTCGACCTCCCCAGCCTCGGCATACAGTCCATAGAATGAACACCCCTGCTGCCCGCTCAGGCCTGCTCCGGCGAGCCGTTGCCACGACTCTGGCGTTCGGTGCACTGGCTCAAGCGCAGACCGACGCGCCGCCCACCTCGGCCACCTACCCGGTCACACTGGTCGGCGGCCGGGTGGTGTCGGTCAGCGCGCCATCCCCGGAATGGGCAGATGTCGGCTGGATGACCTGGGAACTCGATCAGCGCCAGCCCAGCCTCGACGGCCGATTCCACGCACTGCTGTTCAGGCAGTTCTCTAACAACCCCAAACACGACCCCATCACCGTCAATCTCGTGAAACCGGACGGACGTGTCCTGCCACTGAAGAACAGTGACGTGTTCGACGTGACCTGGATGCCCGACGGGCAGTACCTGCTGGGCCGCGGCAACAACACCCTGCGCCTGTGGAACACCAGCGGTGGCCTGCGGACCCGTGTCCTACCGGGCATGGAGGCGCTGGACGTGAAGCCGGGCGTGGTGTGCGTCGCGACCGTTCCCGCCGGGAATACGGTGGGTATGATCGTCCAGCGGTTCCGGGTTCCGTCACTCCGTCCCCTCGGTGAGTACACCATCACGGGTGTCCCGACCAACCGGAGGTTCTGCCAGTGACCCAACCCACCCACCTGCCCTACGGCGGGATTGCCACCTTCGCCCGCGCGCCGATGGTTCAGCCCGAGGGGGACTGGACGGCGGACGTGGCCGTGCTGGGTATTCCCTTCGATATCGCGCTGGGTTTCCGCCCCGGCGCCCGCTTCGCGCCCCGTGCCCTGCGCGAGGCGAGCCTGCGGAGCGTGCCGCCCTTCACGGGCCTGGACGGCGTGACGAGGCTGGCGGGCGTGACCTTCGCGGACGCGGGGGACGTGGTGCTGCCCAGCCTGGAGCCGGAACTGGCGCGGCAGCGGATCACGGAGGCGGCGGAACTCGTGCGGGATCGGTGCAGCCTGCCGGTGTTCCTGGGTGGCGACCACAGCGTCACGTACCCGATCCTGCGGGCGTTCGCGGGCGTGCCCGACCTGCACGTGGTGCAACTGGACGCGCACCTGGACTTCACGGACAGCCGCAACGACACCCGCTTCAGCAACAGCAGTCCCTTCCGCCGCGCGTGCGAGGAACTGCAGAACCTCGTGCACATCACGACGATTGGCCTGCGCGGCCTGCGCTTCGACCCGGAAGCGGTCGCGGCGGCCCGAGCACGTGGGCACGCCCTGATCCCCATGACGGACGTGACCGCCGACCTGACGCGCGTGCTGGAGCGGCTACCGCGCGGGAAGAACGTGTACCTCAGCGTGGACGTGGACGGCTTCGACCCCAGCGTCATCCCCGGCACCAGCAGCCCCGAACCGGACGGTCTCACCTACGCGCAGGGCATGGCGATCCTGGCGGAAACCGCGCGGCACAACACCATCGTCGGACTGGACGTCGTGGAACTCGCCCCGAACCTCGACCCCACCGGGCGCAGCGAACTCCTGACCGCACGGCTGATCATGGAGACGCTGTGCGCTGTGGACGAATTTAATTCCGTGCGGCCAGGGTGGACACGATGACGGAAACTCTCTTCACGAACATCAGCCAGCTCGTCACGCCTGCGCGCGACGTGCAGCGTGGCGCGGCCATGCGCGACCTGAAGGTCATCCCCGACGCGGCGATGCTGGTGTCGGGCGGGGTGATCCGCTGGGTCGGCCCGCGCGCCGACGCTCCCGGCAACGCGCAGGAGCATGACCTGGGTGGCGTGGCTGTCGTGCCGGGATTGATCGACCCGCACACGCACGCCGTGTGGGCCGGGGATCGCCTCGCGGACTTCGAGGCTCGCGTGCAGGGCGTCCCGTACGAGGAGATCCTCGCGCGCGGCGGCGGCATCCGCTCCTCCATGCGGGCGACCGGGGCGGCCAGCGTGAACGAACTCGTGGCCCTCGCCCGGCCCCGATTGGAGGCGCTGCGTTCATCCGGCGCGACGACGATTGAGGTCAAGAGCGGGTACGGCCTGGACTTCGACGCCGAGCGGCGGATGCTTCATGCCGTCCGCGTCCTCCAGACGGAATTCGAGCTCGTGCCGTCCCTGCTGATTCACGTGCCGCCCACCGAAGGCCGCGCGGAGTACGTGCAGGCCGTCTGCCATGACCTCATCCCGGGCGTGGCGCGCGACGGTCTGGCGACGGCCGTGGACGTGTTCACCGAGCGGGAGGCGTTCACGGTGGACGAGACCCGCGCCATCCTCCAGGCCGCAAAAACACACGGGCTTCAGACGAAGCTGCATGCCGATCAGTTCCACGCCATCGGCGGCACGGAGCTCGCGTGCGAGCTGGGTGCCCTGAGCGTGGATCACCTGGAAGCGAGCGGCCCCGCGCAGATCGCCGCGCTGGCCGCGTCGAACACCGTGGCGACCATCCTGCCCGGCGTGACCCTGCACCTGGGTCTGCCTGCTGCGCCGGGCCGCGCCCTGATCGACGCGGGAGCGGCGGTCGCCGTGGGGACTGACCTGAACCCCGGCTCGTCCCCCGTGTTCAGCACGCAACTGGCGCTGGCGCTCGCGGTGCGTCTGTGCCGCCTTACGCCCGCCGAGGCGCTGACTGCCGGCACCGTGAACGCCGCCGCCGCCCTGGGCCTGAGCGACCGGGGAGCCCTCACACCCGGCCAGCGCGCCGACTTCCTCGCCCTGCACAGCCCCGACTGGCGCGACCTGTCCTACACCCTTGGCGCGAACCCCGTCCGGAACGTGTTCGTCGACGGCACGCGCCTCTGAGCCGTTTCCATCACCCATCCACTTTCACCCATCAACCCTCCGAAGGAGCTCCCGTGATTCTCGATCAACACCTGTCCCTGTCTGATTTCCTGTCTGTCGTGCGTGGCGGCGAGTCCGTCCAGCTGTCCGAGGCGGCGCGTGGGCGCATCCTGCGGGCGCGGGCGGTGATCGAGCGGATCGTGGATGGTCAGGCGGCGGTGTACGGCGTGAACACGGGTTTCGGGAAGTTCGCGTCGGTGCAGGTGCCGCGTGAGGGGCTGGAGGAGTTGCAGTTGAACCTGAT
This region of Deinococcus sp. JMULE3 genomic DNA includes:
- the hutU gene encoding urocanate hydratase, whose product is MTHPAPTEPAPVIRAPRGPHKTAKGWVQEAAKRMLMNNLDPEVAEHPDTLVVYGGRGKAARNWEAFHRIVETLDRLEDDETLLIQSGKPVAVLKTHEWAPRVLLANSNLVPHWANWETFDKLDQAGLMMYGQMTAGSWIYIGTQGILQGTYETFAGAARKHFGGSLTGTITVTAGLGGMGGAQPLAVKLAGGVSITIEIDPTRIQKRLDTRYLDEVATSLEDAIARAEKYKAEGVARSIGVQGNAADLVPQLVTMNWTPDLITDQTSAHDPMWGYLPPVSADEDASRLRTDHPDEYKRRAYEAMAAHVRAILELQKRGAVAFDYGNNLRHRAQEAGVENAFDYPGFVPAFIRDSFCEGRGPFRWVALSGDPEDIRATDRALLDLFPHDERLQSWLTYAADQIAFQGLPARICWLGYKERDRAALLFNEMVADGRLKAPIVIGRDHLDAGSVASPYRETEAMLDGSDAVSDWPLLNFGVGIASGASWMSFHHGGGVGLGFSQHSGLVIVADGTEQAAQKLSRALTNDPGMGVIRHADAGYDHALNVAHERGLDLPSLGIQSIE
- a CDS encoding arginase family protein, whose protein sequence is MTQPTHLPYGGIATFARAPMVQPEGDWTADVAVLGIPFDIALGFRPGARFAPRALREASLRSVPPFTGLDGVTRLAGVTFADAGDVVLPSLEPELARQRITEAAELVRDRCSLPVFLGGDHSVTYPILRAFAGVPDLHVVQLDAHLDFTDSRNDTRFSNSSPFRRACEELQNLVHITTIGLRGLRFDPEAVAAARARGHALIPMTDVTADLTRVLERLPRGKNVYLSVDVDGFDPSVIPGTSSPEPDGLTYAQGMAILAETARHNTIVGLDVVELAPNLDPTGRSELLTARLIMETLCAVDEFNSVRPGWTR
- the hutI gene encoding imidazolonepropionase — translated: MTETLFTNISQLVTPARDVQRGAAMRDLKVIPDAAMLVSGGVIRWVGPRADAPGNAQEHDLGGVAVVPGLIDPHTHAVWAGDRLADFEARVQGVPYEEILARGGGIRSSMRATGAASVNELVALARPRLEALRSSGATTIEVKSGYGLDFDAERRMLHAVRVLQTEFELVPSLLIHVPPTEGRAEYVQAVCHDLIPGVARDGLATAVDVFTEREAFTVDETRAILQAAKTHGLQTKLHADQFHAIGGTELACELGALSVDHLEASGPAQIAALAASNTVATILPGVTLHLGLPAAPGRALIDAGAAVAVGTDLNPGSSPVFSTQLALALAVRLCRLTPAEALTAGTVNAAAALGLSDRGALTPGQRADFLALHSPDWRDLSYTLGANPVRNVFVDGTRL